The following is a genomic window from Spirochaetota bacterium.
TTTATCTCCTTCCATCTATAAAATTGTAACACTATCGCAATGAAATGTCAAGCCAATATACACTGGCAGTGCCACTGTGTGCTCTTTGTTTTGCTACAGCCCGTACATCCCATTACCGTGTTTATATATACAAACGCTTTGTAATTAAAAATTTTAAAAAATTTTTTTATTTTTTATATTTTTTTTCATAAAATACACATTATTGTATGCATTCTTTGCCGCTACAAGCCTTTGCAATGAAATAAAAATATTGACAAAAATACCTATATTGCTACTTTGTTATTAAACTGTTAAATAATTGTTTAATTAAAATCTTAATTTCTTTTTATTTTTCTGTATACCATCTTAGTGATTGTTTATTTTTGTAATGGTGTATGAAGCCAGAATTACTATATACTTATCCTCACACAGGGGGCTTGGGAACTATGATTTTTTCTGAAGAACAGGTTGGGTTTACCAGTGAACTTTTAAAGTCGATAGCTCATCCTATTAGGCTTAAAGTGTTATGCTTCTTAATGGATGGAGAAAAAACCGTTGGTGAAATTGAAAAGGAATTTGGATCAACTATATCAAATATATCCCAGCACCTTACTATCCTTCGCAAAATGAACATCATTCACCGGCGCAAGGAAGCTAATTTCATGTACTATTCCATCAGGGACGAACGCATCTTAAAGCTTATCTCAACTTTAAAAAATCTTTACTGTGCGCAATAAATGTGTTTTACTATCGCCTATTCTTTCTTTTGTTTTTATCCTGGATGTGTATGGCCTGCCGAAAGCTCTAACCATACAGGGAACTGTTATCTTTAATCAGGAATACATTGTACGTGCTGCCCACATTGACACAATCCCTGCCAGTAAGTTTACTTTTGGAGCTATCGCCAATGCTATAACAAAATTATACCATGACAATGGCTACACGCTTGCTCGTGTATTGCCAGTCAAGGAAACACTTGCCTCTATTACTGTGTATGTTGATGAAGGACGATTAAACCGCATTGTATTTAAAAACCTAAACAGCCTTGATACGCTTCGTATCCAATACGATTTTAAACTGCCCAACCGCATTTACCATAAACCAACGGTAGAAAACATACTTGAAGAGCTTAAAAAAAAATATGCAATTAAAAATTTTATTGTAACCGTTCAAGAGTCAAAAGATTACTCTAATGCACTGTTTCAGATTGATAGACTGCGAAGGCCCTTTGTAAATGGCAAGCTTCCCCTTTTGCCTACACTGCCACAAGTTCCGGATCCGCTATACGATTTAATTATCACCGTTGTTCCATATTCAGTTGAGGAATCAGGTGGTTTTAAATACGGTTTTGATACAAGTTTCAGCTTAGGGCTTATCCCATATGTAGTATATACACATCCTGGCTTTATTCAGGATGGCGATAGCTTCAGGGTAGGGTTTAAGACCGGATTCATGTACGGGCTCAATGGAAACTTTACCCAGCTACCATACAATACGTTTAATCAGGTGAAATCAACCTATAATTTTAAGCCATACATTGATGATCTTTTTATTCCCAGAGTTTCAGGTGAAATATACAACTCAAAAGCTGCCCGCAAAGATTTAGGGCTTGATCAGTATAACTATGTACGTGTTAATGCGCTTGCCGAACCAGGTTTTACCCCAATTGAGCAGCTGAAAGTATATCCTGGATACGGAGTTGAAAAAGTTTTCATAGTGCAGGCTGTAAAAAATCCCGATGCAACTGTACCACAGCCAAACATTGCACAGGATACCCAGGTGTGGCATTTTATTGGCATTAAGGCAGACATTGACCTTATCCCTTTTTCACTGAAAAACACTACCAGCCGAAAAATCACTCTTGAAGCGTACCGCTATCAAAATGCAACGCACTTTTATAAAGTAACTGTAGACACCACCTTCAAATTTGAATTTGTTAATTATGACCTGCTTGTATTCCAGGGTGATTATACCTATCTCAATGATCCTGTGCCTTTTTACTATGAGGAAGCTGTTTCTACACGAACGTTCAAAGGATTCATGGGAAGGGACTACCACACCACCCACATAGCACGTGCAACATTTGAATATGAAATTTCACTTCATAGAGATTTTATCTATGCTGGTGTATATAATGATTTCACTGCATTTAAAGGGAAATATCTTCTAAGCGGCACTCAAACAGGTATTGCGTATGGCATAAGTTTCCACTATGTTTTTTTTGAGCAGTTTGAGTTTTCACTATGGTGGGGCAAGGATTATTTACCGTCTAAAGAAGAATCAGGATATAATCTTAAATTTACACTGGCAAAGAAGTGGTAAATAGAACTATTGCACAACCGCAAGGATACGTGCTGTATTGAAATACCGTATTTCATTACGTAGATAGCAGTATGCCTGTATATAATTATTTCCACCCATTATAAAATAGCGCTGTGGCAAAATACTTCGTTCCACTATATTGCCTGAAGCATCCTTGTAGGTTATGGTGATGCGATAGCCAAGTGGTATTCTGCTGTCAGCTTGAATTTGGTTGCTTTTTGGCCCTAATGAGCTGATGCTGATAATGCCGCCATGATAGCGTTCTAGATCACGGATACACCAACTGTGCGCACCCAGCTTATCAAGAACCTTTTTGAACACTTCCATTGCTCCCTGCGCATCACTTAACGCATGGTGCGCATTAATGGAAATACCAAAGTATTTACATAAATTGCCAAGATTATAGCTTGGGAGCTTTTTAAAAGTCTTGCGTGCCAGATGCACAGTGTCAAATGCTTTTAGATCTGGTGTATTTTTATTGTGCTGGTGGTATGCTGAATCAATAAATGATAAATCAACACGGGGATTATGGATAACACAGTATGCATTACTGGTATAATTTTCTATTGTGTCAAATAATTCTGAAATAACTGGAGCTTCCTTCACCATATCGGTAGTAATACCATGAAAACGCGTGACATAAGGAGGAATTGGCTTAAGAGGGTTTACCAGTGTATAGAATGTATCTAAAACTCTGTCTAATGTAAACTGTATAATCCCAATTGACACTATCCTATCGATAATGGGGTTTAAACCGGTAGTTTCACAATCCAGTGCACAAAAAACAGTATCATGTAATAGTGTTGCAAATTCCATACAAATTAAAATTCCCCAATGAAACGAATCTCAGGCTCAAGATGAATGGAGTATAGTTTAAATACTGTTTCCTGTATAAACTCCACCAAATGCTTGATGTCCAGGGCGGTGGCTTTCCCTGTGTTAATAATAAAATTAGTATGAAGTTCCGACACTTTAGCACCACCAATACTGTACCCTCGCAACCCTGCATCATGAATCAGCTTCCATGAAGAGTGACCATCAGGATTTTTGAACACAGAGCCCGCTGACGGATAATCTAATGGATGTTTTGCCTTTCGCTCTCGTAAAATTTCTTTCACAGTTTGTTTTACTTCTTGAGGGTCTTTTGCGTAATGCAGTGTGCATTCTGCTTGTACTACGATTGCACCATGTGGCAAAAGGGATTTTCTATACAAAAATAATGAATCATTTGCAATGGTTAAAAGGTTTCCATTGCTGTCATAACATGTAATACGGGAAATAATATCTGCAAATGCACCCATATTGGTGCCAGCATTCATGATAACTCCGCCACCAATACAGCCAGGTATCCCCGCCATAAACTCCATACCTGCTAAACCATGCTCCAATGCTTCTTCAACAAAACGCTTTTTTGTTACACGGGCATCAACAACAACGCGCGTACTATCAAAAGCTATTGAACCAGCATCATCCTGAGTGCTCCCAATTCGTATAACAAGCCCACGTATTCCCCTGTCGCTTACCACAAGATTGGAGCCACCCCCAATTATTGTAATAGGCATATTATTTTGTTTGGCGATAGTTAGTATACATGGTATTGTTTCATTACTAAATGGCTCAATTAACATATCGGCAGGGCCACCTACTTTAAAAGTGGTAAACTGGCTCATGGGAGCATCTACATATAGCCTGCCATACTGCGAAAGCTCTTTAATAACATACTGTGAACTGGTTTGTCCCAATTTTAGCTACTCTCACCAAAATAAAATTCACTATTTTAATTACGGCCTGACCCGAAGTCTATTACTACAATCATCATTTATCTTACTACGTGGAGGTTAATTACAACACCTACTTTTTACATTATAACCCCTGGTTTAACAAAAAACTTGTACACATTGTAATTATTTGTGTACCAGCGCTCTTGACCAACCATGAGATTGCAAATTCTCATCTAATACAAAATAAATACCACTTCTAATAATGTTTTACTATGAAAATCAATAATATTTTCAAAAAAAGTGTGTAGTGGAAATCTCTATATAATTATAACCTGTAATTCTTCAGCAGCTTTTTTGGCCCCATCGGTATAAACATCACCAATCACCACAGGTATACCAGGTATGCCTAAGCATTTTTCAATTATTTTTGTTCGCTTCACGGCCCTTTCAACATCGGTTTTATCAACTACAACAGAAACCTCTGCTGCCAGAAAAACATTTTTTTCTTTATTGTGGCGCAAATAACCAGTTACTACTACATCAATCTTCAAGGCATCGTCGCGTTCATCATCCGTTATATTAGCTTTATTATTCAATATGGCATCATCAATAATGTTTGCTAATTCAATAGTATCAATCAATTTGCATCGTAAAATTAACTTTCCAAAATATGAGGGTGCCTTTTCTCTTACCTTGCGTTCAAAATTGTCCCCCTTCAAGCTACCAACATCATTTTTTAAACCTGCCACATCTTTTTTTACCCCAGCCATATCTTCTTTCAGCACAGCTACGTCTTCCTTGAGTACTGCCACATCTTCCTTTAATACTGCTACGTCTTCCTTGAGTACTGCTACGTCTTCTTTGAGTACCGCTACATCTTCCTTGAGTACTGCTACGTCTTCCTTCAGTATTTTAACATCTCCTTTCAAAGTTTCGATATCATTTCCCTGTTTCTCAACTGTTTGTTTCAATGGTTTAAATTCATTCTCTATGAAATTTTCATAGCGTTTTACAAACTCATCAAATTTTTTTGGCAATGCCAAAAGTTCATCAGTAAGAACAAGCTTTCTGAGTTCTTCTAACCAGTCGGGGTGTTTTTTCAAAACTGAAAGTAAATCCCAATACGACTTAATTTTTGCTTTTTTCATTTCTTCCATAGTTTTAAGATACCCATCCGACGACGTTTTGTCAACTATCATATCCTAACCTCCTGGTACACTTTTTGTTTATTTAAAATAAAAATTAATTTTTCTTTTTACTTTTTACTACTATCTTCTTTTGAGCTTTTTTTACCTTATGCCATGACATATTTGTATTAAAACCATTTTCAATTATTTTCCCACCTTCAAGATGGTACTGTACATTGCTTGCTTTTACAATACGCTCATCGTGTGTGGCAATTATTACCGATATACCCTTGTCATCACGCAGCCGTGCAAATAGCTTTAATATATCATTAGCTGTTGCTGTATCAAGATTACCGGTGGGCTCATCTGCCAGTATCAGTTTTGGCTCATTAATGATAGCTCGAGCTATCGCCACACGCTGCCGTTCACCTCCCGATAATGTGGTGGGGTTTCTGTCCAGTATATCTGTAATCTGCAGGTAGTTAGCCAGTTCCATAATTCTTTCATGAAGATTGCGCGTTTTTCGGTTAAGGATTGCCGGGAATGCAATATTGTCGTATGCCGAAATATCAGAAAAAAGATTAAAAAACTGAAAAACAAAACCTATATCCCTGTTTCTGAAACGTGACCGTTTCAAATCGCTCCATGTAAAGATATTATCACCCATAAAAAGCACAGTCCCCTCATTGGGTTGCAGTAATCCGGATATAACTCCCAAAAGGGTTGTTTTCCCCGAACCTGATTTGCCTGTTAATGCTGTTATGGTGCTTTCCTGCACCTCAAAACTTACATTATCCAGGACTTTGCGATCATCATACTGTACACTAACTGATTTTACCTGTAACAACGCCACGGTTATACCTCACTGTTTGCTTAATGCTTTAAAAAGATTCATATTGGATGCAAAAATAGCTGGAATTAAAGCTGACAGGGATGAAATAGCAACTGAAAAAAGAACTAACCCAACACATACCTTCATGCCAACAGGCTGAAGGCCAATACCACTTAATGCAGGCACCAGCGATGAAAGTTTGGCACCTGCAGCCTGAATTAAATATGCTCCTGCAATGTATCCAATAAAACCATACACTGCACCTATAAACGCTGCCTCAAGCATGAAAGTCATGATAATTCTGAATTTTGACACCCCTAAAATCCTGCGTAATGAAAAGCTATAGCTTCGGTTATAGATGATAATTAAATATGAATTGAATATCGATATAACAGTTAACACCAACAGGAAAAATCCAACAAAGATTGAAAATCCGTCTATTATACTCATTGCCTGGTTTGTTTTACTTGCTACTTCATCAAGTGAAGTAACTGCAAGTCCCATTGACTTTATCCTTTTTGTTACTTCAGGAAGTTTTTTCACATCCTTTACCTTGGCGTACAACCGTATATACAGAATTGGCTGAGTACTTTTAGTTTCAGATGCATACTGCGCTGCGATTTTATTTACGAATGTGTCTGGCACCACAATACCTGTTAAATTAAACAATGAAGAAAAAGAATGTATAACTGCCGGCACTTCAAATCTCTTTTTGGTTTCGATGCCTTTTGGCGTATCAATTATCAAAGTCAGTGGCAATCCTTTTAAAGTATCTTCATTAAACAAGGGCAGATTATTAATTGCAGCAAAATTGTTAAACATATCCAATGCTACCTGCGGTGCAATCACCGGTACCGGTTCATCCGGATAATACCTAAATGATTTATACCCTGGTACTTTATCTTTGATAAACTGCTGGCTTATTCCACAAATGGGGACATACGGTGCCCTTGATTTTCCCAGCAACTCTATCTTTATTTTTGTTGCTGCATTAATACAGGTAACAGTATAGACTGATGCAATGCTATCCATCTTGCGTATGGTTTTGACTTTTTCAGCAGAAATACTATTGATGGCATAGGATAACGTTGCTTCACCTGTTTTAGCTTTTGGTTCAATAATAATCTCGTTAATATCCAGTGATCCAAAAAGCCTCTTTTCAACAAAGTTTGTGACTGAATCGCGTAGTGAAAGATACAGCACCAAAAAAGCAATAAGTAAAATGATGCCAAAACTTGACAGCAGCGCTTTCCATATATTTTTTATTATCTCTTCAATGATTAATTGTGCGTTCCGAATAATGTACTGTAGCATAGCAATGTGTTACCTCTTTAAAGATTTTATAAGAGTTTCATTATATACATTTTACTGTGCAATACAAAATAAAAAATAATGCAAATATAAAAAAATTATTGCATTTTTATTTACTATCATACATATCTTCATAACAAAATTATAAAACTAAAGGCAGTGAAATAAAGATACCATATATGTCAAATAAAAAAACGATACTCTACATACTATCTATCACAGCATTTCTTTGTTGTGCATCATATACACCCGTTGAAAAGATCTATGAGGATAGCAAAATTGTAAAAATTATAACAAGGGATAAAAAAGGCATCACTGGCTGGTATATTATCAACTATGACACCACTAACAGGATTACAAGCATAAATAAGTACACACCAGACAAAAACACCCCAGTTACAAAAATTTTTCTTCAATACAGGGGTAAGCTTGTAAGCAGCTATACCATTTCTTCAACATCTCCCACAAGCGATACAGTGTTGTACCAGTCCACACATATCTTCAACTACACCACTGCAAATGAACTCAAGCGCGTAGATATTTCATTTAATAAACCGGCAAGCATAAAGCAGGCAGGAACAACCTTTATACGTATACAATATATCTATACCGACAAAATAGTAACAGGATTAAATATATCAGGGGATGCCTTAAGCTTTAAGATTTCATGTACTTTGAGCTATCGCAAAAATGCTATTGAAGCTATTAGTATTGATGAAAAGCGTTACAATAGTACATCAAAAAAATTTGAACAAGGTTTGAAAGGCACCTTATATGTTGATGAAGCACCACTATATTTTATTGATGAAATTACCGGTGCCAAAATAAAAGATACAAATAAGCTTTTTGCTATATATTCTGCAACATATATACGTGATGCCATTGCAAAACTATCGTTACAGCAAGGCAATGAACAAATAATTAATTATTTCCTTTTGTCCGATAGCTCATTATAATGATGATGTGTTGCTGAGATGGCATCCAACAGTGCACTATGTAAAAATATTTTTGCCTTGTAAAAATAACCATTGAATTTGATAATGTAACCTGAGTTAAGTTTTTACTACTTATTATAATGTAATCAATAGGGAGATGTATGCCTAAAAAATCTGGAGAAAAGCCCCAACTACCAACGATAGCATCTGCTCCTGAAAGCAGCCAGATTAAGAAATCTGATGTACAAGAAAAAGCAGGCGCTCTTCGTAAGCAAAAAAAAGTTGCAAAAAATAATAATGAAGCATTTAAAGCCAACTTTGATGATTTTACCGATTCATCAATATCCTGGTATTTAGAGCAGATTAATAAGATACCTCTTTTGACACGAGAAGAAGAAGACGCGCTTGCCCGCCGTGCACGCGCTGGTGACCAGAAAGCAAAAGATGAATTAATTAAAGCAAATTTGCGATTTGTAGTTTCAATTGCCAAAAAATATCAAACCAGTGGCATTTCACTCCTGGATTTAATCAATGAAGGCAATATGGGGCTTATAAAAGCTGCCGAACGATTTGACCCTGACAGGGGGTACCATTTTATTTCTTATGCAGTGTGGTGGATACGGCAAGCAATACTCCTTGCTATCTCCCAAAAAACTTCACTTATACGGCTGCCATTAAACAGAACAGCCGATATGCAAAAAATTGACAAAGTCCATAAAACACTTGAAAGCAAGCTTGGCCGTGAACCAACCCCTGCTGAAATTGCTGAAGAGCTTGACATGGACAATGATGAAATTAATCATCTGCGCAATATCACCCAGGAATTTGTGTCATTAGATGCCACAATAGGCAATTCAGAAGATAATACTGTGTTAAGCCTTGTTGAGGACCTCAAAGTTGAATCACCTGATAAAAAAGTGTTTGATGAATCACTGAAAGAAGCACTGAATGAAGTGCTTGACACATTGACACCATCCGAGCGAGAAATACTAAAATTGCGGTATGGATTGGATGGCAATGAGCCAATGTCATTACAGCAAATAGGCGAACGCTTCAAACTTTCAAAGGAACGCATTCGCCAGATTGAAAAGAAAGCTATACGTAAACTTAGGTTGCCTTCCCGCAGCCAGAAATTAAAAAGCTTTTTGACGGATTGACAGAGAGCTATGAGATATGCAGCTATTGGTTTAGTGGTAGGGATACTACTGGGTTTTGCTCCTGTTTTTGTTACCCATACAGGTTTTGTGCTTACTCCATTGTGGTATGGTTCAATTAAAAATGTGCAGACAATAGAATCTGATCCCACAGCACCTCCTTTGACATCGTTTGCCGTCACTATAGATAGTGGATATTATCACCTGTCCTCCAATGGTTCACTTAAAAAATACATCTATAGCGGTGATGCCTTTATTAAACCTACCAGTGATGGCAATTTTTATGTTATGTATAAAAAAGTAGGTAATGATATAGCTATGTACAATGCAAGCGGTGAGTTTTTCTGGAAATTACCATCAACAGAATACCCGTATATTTCACCGGATGGATCAATAATTGTACTGCTTACAGCTGATGGGAGCTCAGCACGTATAGCTGATTTCAATGGCAATGTATATTCCAATCCTGAACTTAATGGACAATTTACAACAGCTGTTTCATTTTCACAAAAAGGCTCTTTTGCGGGAATTGGTTTCATTGATGGCCGATACTATATACTCAACAATAAAGGCCAGATTATTTTTAAGGGTGTATCACAATCATCAATGGTAATTAAGGGTATTGCCATTGACGATACAGGAAGCTATGCCCTTGTGCACTATGGCAACAGCAATAAAGATTATATACTTGGCATTAATATTCCCAAGCAAAAAAGTTTTACCTATGAGCTATCGGCACCACATTTTGTAAAAACATCCATGGCAATTAACCCTGACGGTAATGCAGTTTTCCTTGATTTTGATAGATTGCTTGAAATTGACATCAAAGGTAAAGATGTTGAAGTATACCAGATTATTAAGAAACGATACGGTCAATCGCAGATAACAAGCAATAATGACATCTTTATGCTGAGCTATCCAACCGAAGCTGGTGGCTCAGTATGGTATGTGTGGCAATGGGGCAAGGGTAAGTTGTACCAACGGGAATTTTTTGAAGAGCCATATCTCTATCATATACTATCAGGCCCTATCATTCTGCTACAAGGTCAAGATACACTTCTGTGCTTTGCCTATCAAAGGTAAGCCACTGTACAACTTTTTCCACCTTTTGCATAAGTGATCTATTTGAACGCTTCTTTGCCCCCTGATACAGCACAGCACATTTTTGCAGCGCAACCTCTACTGTTTTATTATAGTAAGTGGGTGGCAACATTACTCCATACTGAGCAAGCAATTTACACAGTGCATACACTCTGAAACGGTCCATGCCCCACAGTGATGCGGAGAGCTGGTCGTTGTGTCCACCATATTTTACTATTAATTTTTTGTTAATAAAACCAATATAGTATTGCCATGCAACTCTCAGCCAAAGATCATAATCCTCACATACCGGTAAAAGTTCATCAAATAAGCCAACCTTTTCAAACACTGACCTGTGTACAACAACTGCCGAAGGGCTTACTTTGCACATATACAGGCAATCCTCAAATATATAGCCCTCTTTTTTCTGATGCTTTTTCATTGGATTAACACGTCTGCCTTTACGGATCCACACTTCATCAGTCTGATGAATCATAACATTGGGATGTGCCTGTATAAATTCATATTGCAAAGCCAGCTTTTCAGGCAGCCATACATCATCAGAATCAAGAAACGCAATCCACTCTCCTTTGGCATTGGTTATACCAACATTGCGTGCTTTGCTTACGCCACTGTGCTGTATATAACAATACTGTATTTTTTTTTCATAAGGCGATAGTAACCGGGAAGTATTATCCATTGAACCGTCATCAACTACTATACATTCAAAGTCGGTAAATATTTGGCAAAGTACCGAATCAAGCGCACGAGTAATGCAATGTGCTCTGTTGTAGGTGGGAATCACAACCGAGAAAAACGGCATTGATTATTTTTCACCTTTGAACAAAAACTTCACGGGATGCTTTTTAAGTTCAATAGAAATTTCATTCATGGTCTTTGCCGTTTCACGGAACGATGCCATGATAGCCAAAATATCTTTTTGTGAATCCTGCAATACTGAACTAATTGTTTCCACACTCTTTGAAAGGTTGGCAACCAAACTTCGGATATTACCTTTGCTTTCCAGC
Proteins encoded in this region:
- a CDS encoding metalloregulator ArsR/SmtB family transcription factor, with protein sequence MIFSEEQVGFTSELLKSIAHPIRLKVLCFLMDGEKTVGEIEKEFGSTISNISQHLTILRKMNIIHRRKEANFMYYSIRDERILKLISTLKNLYCAQ
- a CDS encoding exonuclease domain-containing protein produces the protein MEFATLLHDTVFCALDCETTGLNPIIDRIVSIGIIQFTLDRVLDTFYTLVNPLKPIPPYVTRFHGITTDMVKEAPVISELFDTIENYTSNAYCVIHNPRVDLSFIDSAYHQHNKNTPDLKAFDTVHLARKTFKKLPSYNLGNLCKYFGISINAHHALSDAQGAMEVFKKVLDKLGAHSWCIRDLERYHGGIISISSLGPKSNQIQADSRIPLGYRITITYKDASGNIVERSILPQRYFIMGGNNYIQAYCYLRNEIRYFNTARILAVVQ
- the murB gene encoding UDP-N-acetylmuramate dehydrogenase, producing MGQTSSQYVIKELSQYGRLYVDAPMSQFTTFKVGGPADMLIEPFSNETIPCILTIAKQNNMPITIIGGGSNLVVSDRGIRGLVIRIGSTQDDAGSIAFDSTRVVVDARVTKKRFVEEALEHGLAGMEFMAGIPGCIGGGVIMNAGTNMGAFADIISRITCYDSNGNLLTIANDSLFLYRKSLLPHGAIVVQAECTLHYAKDPQEVKQTVKEILRERKAKHPLDYPSAGSVFKNPDGHSSWKLIHDAGLRGYSIGGAKVSELHTNFIINTGKATALDIKHLVEFIQETVFKLYSIHLEPEIRFIGEF
- a CDS encoding ABC transporter ATP-binding protein encodes the protein MALLQVKSVSVQYDDRKVLDNVSFEVQESTITALTGKSGSGKTTLLGVISGLLQPNEGTVLFMGDNIFTWSDLKRSRFRNRDIGFVFQFFNLFSDISAYDNIAFPAILNRKTRNLHERIMELANYLQITDILDRNPTTLSGGERQRVAIARAIINEPKLILADEPTGNLDTATANDILKLFARLRDDKGISVIIATHDERIVKASNVQYHLEGGKIIENGFNTNMSWHKVKKAQKKIVVKSKKKN
- a CDS encoding ABC transporter permease, with amino-acid sequence MLQYIIRNAQLIIEEIIKNIWKALLSSFGIILLIAFLVLYLSLRDSVTNFVEKRLFGSLDINEIIIEPKAKTGEATLSYAINSISAEKVKTIRKMDSIASVYTVTCINAATKIKIELLGKSRAPYVPICGISQQFIKDKVPGYKSFRYYPDEPVPVIAPQVALDMFNNFAAINNLPLFNEDTLKGLPLTLIIDTPKGIETKKRFEVPAVIHSFSSLFNLTGIVVPDTFVNKIAAQYASETKSTQPILYIRLYAKVKDVKKLPEVTKRIKSMGLAVTSLDEVASKTNQAMSIIDGFSIFVGFFLLVLTVISIFNSYLIIIYNRSYSFSLRRILGVSKFRIIMTFMLEAAFIGAVYGFIGYIAGAYLIQAAGAKLSSLVPALSGIGLQPVGMKVCVGLVLFSVAISSLSALIPAIFASNMNLFKALSKQ
- a CDS encoding RNA polymerase sigma factor RpoD/SigA; translation: MPKKSGEKPQLPTIASAPESSQIKKSDVQEKAGALRKQKKVAKNNNEAFKANFDDFTDSSISWYLEQINKIPLLTREEEDALARRARAGDQKAKDELIKANLRFVVSIAKKYQTSGISLLDLINEGNMGLIKAAERFDPDRGYHFISYAVWWIRQAILLAISQKTSLIRLPLNRTADMQKIDKVHKTLESKLGREPTPAEIAEELDMDNDEINHLRNITQEFVSLDATIGNSEDNTVLSLVEDLKVESPDKKVFDESLKEALNEVLDTLTPSEREILKLRYGLDGNEPMSLQQIGERFKLSKERIRQIEKKAIRKLRLPSRSQKLKSFLTD
- a CDS encoding glycosyltransferase translates to MPFFSVVIPTYNRAHCITRALDSVLCQIFTDFECIVVDDGSMDNTSRLLSPYEKKIQYCYIQHSGVSKARNVGITNAKGEWIAFLDSDDVWLPEKLALQYEFIQAHPNVMIHQTDEVWIRKGRRVNPMKKHQKKEGYIFEDCLYMCKVSPSAVVVHRSVFEKVGLFDELLPVCEDYDLWLRVAWQYYIGFINKKLIVKYGGHNDQLSASLWGMDRFRVYALCKLLAQYGVMLPPTYYNKTVEVALQKCAVLYQGAKKRSNRSLMQKVEKVVQWLTFDRQSTEVYLDLVAE